A single region of the Podospora pseudopauciseta strain CBS 411.78 chromosome 1, whole genome shotgun sequence genome encodes:
- a CDS encoding hypothetical protein (COG:S; EggNog:ENOG503P4AA), with the protein MGVHVHEHCLKMARREDGTPWWSAFPEPSSSPVKITWSEVARLVQDRDQSQPREFLLVDTRRTDCIGGTIQGSLNIPAHSFYLMRAMLYDLCKQAGIKRIVFYCGSSNGRGPRCAAWMQDYINSVSDGSGSDYESDSGCSAEMTTQVMVGGIRGWVKAYGGEMMEGYDEKTWEHPKPDEETR; encoded by the exons ATGGGAGTCCACGTCCACGAACATTGCCTCAAAATGGCCCGACGGGAAGACGGGACACCGTGGTGGTCAGCTTTTCCAGAGCCCAGTTCATCACCGGTCAAGATAACCTGGTCTGAGGTCGCCCGGCTTGTTCAAGACCGAGACCAGTCTCAACCCCGTGAGTTCCTGTTGGTCGACACCCGGCGAACAGACTGCATCGGAGGAACCATCCAGGGGTCCCTGAACATTCCGGCTCACAGTTTCTACTTGATGAGAGCGATGCTCTATGATTTGTGCAAACAGGCGGGTATCAAGAGGATAGTCTTCTATTGTG GCTCCTCCAACGGCCGAGGACCAAGATGCGCCGCTTGGATGCAGGACTATATCAATTCTGTTTCTGACGGGTCTGGTTCCGACTACGAATCTGACTCGGGGTGCTCGGCGGAGATGACCACGcaggtgatggtgggtggaATCCGAGGATGGGTCAAGGCGTATGGCggagagatgatggaggggtacGACGAAAAGACCTGGGAGCACCCGAAGCCTGATGAGGAGACCCGTTGA
- the SMG1 gene encoding Serine/threonine-protein kinase smg1 (COG:A; EggNog:ENOG503P71Q) codes for MAPAQPELKKYLDKRLFVQLNGSRKVIGVLRGYDVFLNIVMDDAVEEKDGGEKVKLGMVVIRGNSVVMLEALERIGGDDRGGHRG; via the exons ATGGCTCCCGCGCAACCAGAACTCAAGAAG TATCTTGACAAGCGTCTCTTCGTCCAGCTCAACGGCAGCCGCAAGGTCATTGGCGTCCTGCGCGGATACGAT GTCTTTTTAAACATTGTAATGGACGATGcggtcgaggagaaggatggcgGTGAGAAGGTCAAGCTCGGCATGGTG GTCATTCGCGGAAACTCAGTTGTCATGCTTGAAGCGCTCGAGAGAATTGGCGGCGACGACAGGGGAGGACACCGCGGCTAA
- a CDS encoding hypothetical protein (EggNog:ENOG503P2X0) → MSRLFRPSSVLRFPKVLTKVPTGQVIKIERVRLRHRRRLRLVTFAIKTVLIYQFFEICVAGPLVKVLENQELMESMPEEEEAVDIFIPFPLTTERHEPQPYSGKDPEWKEFVRLSKDKERLDQIRRDTVQMVCDAAEKNPALTWKVGKDMKVRRYWMDIDFPYRAPPVYTRKGLLITDEVIAIAETEVESATVKLLERVLWPKPMALSTWALGKALVGRQFSSVAQFFGFEGDSSTHPPDRPVSAGPLPLPTNHSSDVQKALERIRAQATKRPEDVNDPRSISPTPNTPPGPSRDKPISIPNRPPAEHNGNPEKFVGQEKVQSLVGLKPWEEFMKTYTKVWKPIRPDPPRGCFAVSGLVEIETSRGYLVIDVLSWYNPKTRSHDRKSMWMSVRRMQYKQQAPMRP, encoded by the exons ATGTCGCGCCTCTTCAGGCCGTCTTCGGTGCTCCGGTTCCCCAAGGTCTTGACCAAAGTACCAACCGGCCAAGTGATCAAAATCGAAAGAGTACGGCTCAGGCACAGGAGGCGGCTCCGGCTTGTTACCTTTGCCATCAAGACAGTCCTTATCTACCAATTCTTTGAGATATGCGTGGCGGGCCCGCTTGTGAAGGTGCTGGAAAACCAGGAGTTGATGGAAAGCATgccggaagaagaagaggctgtcGACATATTCATTCCGTTTCCCTTGACAACGGAGCGACACGAACCGCAGCCATACTCTGGGAAAGATCCGGAATGGAAGGAGTTTGTGCGGCTATCCAAAGAcaaggagaggttggacCAAATCAGGA GGGACACTGTTCAAATGGTCTGTGATGCCGCTGAAAAGAACCCCGCCTTAACATGGAAGGTTGGGAAAGATATGAAAGTGAGGAGGTACTGGATGGATATTGATTTCCCATACAGGGCACCGCCTGTGTACACGCGCAAAGG CCTGTTGATTACGGACGAAGTGATCGCCATTGCGGAGACAGAGGTTGAGTCGGCGACAGTGAAACTTCTGGAGCGCGTCCTATGGCCAAAGCCCATGGCGTTGTCGACCTGGGCGCTTGGAAAGGCACTCGTTGGCCGTCAGTTCTCTTCGGTTGCGCAATTCTTTGGGTTTGAAGGTGACAGTTCAACCCACCCTCCAGACCGTCCTGTCAGCGCAGGACCTTTGCCGCTCCCAACAAATCACAGCTCTGACGTTCAAAAGGCTTTGGAGCGTATCCGGGCACAAGCAACAAAACGGCCGGAAGACGTCAACGATCCTAGGTCGatctcaccaacccccaacacaCCACCTGGCCCATCCAGGGATAAGCCTATCAGCATTCCCAATAGACCGCCGGCCGAACACAATGGCAACCCAGAAAAGTTTGTCGGTCAAGAAAAGGTCCAGTCTCTGGTTGGCCTGAAGCCTTGGGAGGAGTTTATGAAGACGTACACCAAGGTGTGGAAGCCGATTCGACCTGATCCACCTCGCGGTTGCTTCGCCGTCTCAGGTCTTGTCGAGATCGAGACGTCAAGGGGGTACCTGGTGATTGACGTCTTGTCGTGGTACAATCCAAAGACGAGATCCCATGATCGCAAGTCCATGTGGATGTCGGTGAGAAGGATGCAGTATAAACAACAGGCGCCGATGCGTCCCTGA
- a CDS encoding hypothetical protein (EggNog:ENOG503P7C4; COG:S) has translation MRLLAGLTAAALSGLAAAASQQTADVYILTANQQSSSETPSIPKEVARHILLQRASRQPYGSDLRDIPSSTDTETAVSHIARFGTGPEPLFSQSDKTNVPQLVVILEGVTYQQSHDLKDALSQAGHPAAFRVSDAPSAAANKNLMTLFRQLGSAPSQPCDLAHALNPANEECWSGVSSVVNYDLQKASSTYSALLASLPQINKLVAASDLEVTLLVLPDFTRSSKINSWSTLAGNPTNNRRRDSGERVITDSTVVWPAPSTPTRSAKVNIQKKAIPACFLSLDACKEATNDCSGHGTCVNKFGTGNATSSDARACFACKCMATVVRRGDEPGTSGKKTVHWGGNMCQKKDVSVPFWLITGFTITIVGAVTFAIGLLFSVGQEQLPGVIGAGVSRGASK, from the exons ATGAGGCTCCTCGCTGGCCTCACAGCAGCGGCTCTGTCTGGGCTTGCGGCGGCCGCGAGCCAGCAGACTGCCGATGTCTACATTTTGACGGCCAACCAACAGAGCTCGAGCGAAACACCAAGCATCCCCAAGGAGGTCGCGCGTCACATATTGCTTCAGAGA GCATCGAGACAACCATACGGCAGTGACCTGCGCGACATCCCTAGCTCAACCGACACCGAGACCGCTGTCAGCCACATCGCGAGATTCGGCACCGGCCCGGAGCCCCTCTTCTCGCAGTCCGACAAGACCAATGTCCCACAACTAGTTGTCATTCTCGAAGGCGTTACATACCAGCAGAGCCATGATCTCAAGGACGCCCTTTCACAGGCAGGCCATCCTGCTGCGTTCCGCGTCTCAGACGCCCCCTCGGCTGCCGCCAACAAGAATCTCATGACGCTTTTCCGGCAGTTGGGATCCGCTCCTTCCCAGCCTTGCGACCTCGCCCACGCCCTCAACCCTGCCAATGAGGAATGCTGGAGTGGTGTTTCCTCGGTGGTTAACTATGACCTACAAAAA GCTTCCTCCACCTACTCGGCCCTTCTCGCCTCTCTTCCTCAGATCAACAAGCTGGTGGCCGCTTCCGATCTCGAGGTGACCCTCCTAGTTCTCCCCGATTTTACCCGTTCCTCCAAGATCAACTCGTGGTCCACCCTTGCCGGCAATCCCACCAACAACCGCCGTCGTGACTCTGGAGAAAGGGTCATCACCGACAGCACCGTTGTTTGGCCGGCTCCTTCCACCCCGACCCGTTCCGCAAAGGTCAACATCCAGAAGAAGGCCATCCCTGCCTGCTTCCTTTCTTTGGACGCCTGTAAGGAGGCCACCAATGACTGCTCTGGCCACGGGACATGTGTCAATAAGTTTGGCACCGGCAACGCCACCTCGTCTGATGCCAGGGCATGCTTTGCCTGCAAGTGCATGGCCACCGTCGTCCGCCGCGGCGACGAACCTGGCACCTCGGGCAAGAAGACTGTCCACTGGGGCGGCAACATGTGCCAGAAGAAGGACGTCAGCGTGCCATTCTGGTTGATCACTGGTTTCACCATTACCATTGTTGGTGCCGTTACTTTTGCCATTGGCCTGCTGTTTAGCGTCGGTCAGGAACAGCTGCCGGGTGTCATTGGTGCTGGTGTGAGCAGGGGGGCGTCCAAATAA
- a CDS encoding hypothetical protein (COG:A; EggNog:ENOG503P5Y6) has protein sequence MSFFKKLAKDLEQDFKSLGLGSDKKEEKPPTPSGGNYPPPQNQGYGSPSPNPHYPPPQHQQHQSYSSPPPPQHEQQNRDFAPPQNVGPRPPPPYQPPTDKPPIPSGWVPRWDDRYQRWYSEADAEEATGRTQWEAPAYDAAGHGSDGTRAHGSGGYGGHQAYASPAGYGGGGYAPPAGYGGGGYQPQGYGAPPYAQGEHKEKKGSNAMAIAGGVAAGAIGGALLANALNDSDSDSDHGGNSSGYAPAAAAAAAPAAGPTYVTNNYYYGDESPAPPPAAYDEPAGYGDVPPGHIPTHNAYGEEIDSSDRESLKEAREAYEEALEDAASSSASSSDLEELEEARQEYQEEYEEAYYDED, from the exons AGGATCTCGAACAGGACTTCAAAAGCCTTGGACTGGGGTccgacaagaaggaggagaagcctcCCACTCCCAGCGGCG GAAActatcctccccctcaaaatcaGGGATATGGCagtccctcccccaacccccattatccacctccccagcaccagcagcatcaaaGCTACTCgagccctcctcctcctcagcacgAACAGCAGAACCGTGACTTTGCCCCTCCCCAGAATGTAGGCCCacgcccgccgccgccctaCCAACCCCCTACGGACAAGCCGCCCATCCCCTCCGGCTGGGTTCCTCGCTGGGATGACCGTTACCAGCGCTGGTACT CGGAAGcagatgccgaggaggctaCGGGCCGTACCCAATGGGAGGCGCCGGCTTATGACGCTGCAGGTCATGGCTCTGACGGCACTCGTGCCCATGGTTCGGGAGGCTATGGTGGACACCAGGCATATGCGTCCCCCGCTGGgtatggcggtggtggttatgCGCCCCCCGCTGGGtatggcggcggtggctaCCAGCCTCAAGGATATGGTGCCCCCCCGTATGCCCAAGGCGAacacaaggagaagaagggcagcAACGCGATGGCCATCGCCGGTGGTGTCGCTGCCGGAGCCATTGGTGGTGCCTTGCTGGCTAATGCCCTCA ATGACTCCGACTCTGACTCTGATCATGGCGGCAACTCGAGTGGCTatgctcctgctgctgctgccgccgccgctcctGCTGCTGGCCCCACGTATGTGACCAACAATTACTACTATGGCGACGAGAGTCCAGCCCCCCCCCCGGCTGCTTATGATGAGCCCGCTGGATACGGCGATGTCCCACCTGGTCACATCCCTACCCATAACGCATACGGCGAGGAGATTGACAGCAGTGATCGCGAGTCGCTCAAGGAAGCGCGTGAAGCTTATGAGGAGGCTTTGGAAGATGCCGCTTCGAGCAGTGCCAGCAGTAGTGACCtggaagagctcgaggaagCGAGACAAGAGTACCAGGAGGAATATGAGGAGGCCTACTATGACGAGGACTAG
- a CDS encoding hypothetical protein (EggNog:ENOG503NU52; COG:S) has translation MEAPPSPKRPPSAIPSDSDSRKELGRAVSADTSKATRLQTEQVPTLRASNESTRKIKTNTRVTIPPAYGASHNSPIGNTQEKKSVDYSASQAVEIALSEAGCDEPVSEKTDSQQELYHAFSRREKRLMVWIVSFAGLFSPLSSNIYFPALGAISSHVQTEIAMISLTVTVYMAVQGVAPSFWGPLSDTRGRRITFICTFGVYLIANLGLAFSNDFASLMAFRAIQAAGSAATISVGAGVIGDITTAKERGGYMGSFGGIRMLGQSIGPVIGGIITEFFGFHAIFWFLVVLGFISLVIIVLFLPETLRHIAGNGTIPLRGIHRPVVTRHISKHWKRPDAVSSEEGNITNLTPKFTLGSILSPLRFLFEKDVFVTLLFGAFVYTIWSVVTSSTTALFQPRYRLSNLKVGLIFLPNGAACVSGSYFAGKILDRDYRHVESAYRASNGIPLETPLNRKHLSDLPLSRARLRSFWYLIVLFVFAVAGYGYSLSSPLLASRPGIALPLVLQFVIAITATAIFTQNSALMVDLYPGASASATAVNNLVRCSLGAVGVAGVQFIIDKIGVEAAFLIFAIVTIALTPLMCLQWNHGEVWRAERIARLARREQKQVTGAQV, from the exons ATGGAAGCTCCGCCCAGTCCCAAAAGACCCCCGAGTGCCATTCCTTCCGATTCCGATAGCCGAAAAGAGCTTGGGAGAGCGGTAAGTGCCGACACGTCGAAAGCCACCAGGTTACAAACCGAACAAGTCCCTACTTTACGAGCCTCGAACGAGTCCACGCGAAAAATTAAGACAAATACAAGAGTCACCATTCCGCCTGCCTATGGAGCCTCGCATAACTCACCAATTGGCAACACtcaagaaaagaagagcGTGGATTATTCAGCCAGTCAAGCCGTCGAAATTGCTCTGTCAGAGGCAGGTTGCGACGAGCCGGTCTCAGAGAAGACGGATTCACAGCAGGAGTTATACCACGCATTTTCGAGGCGGGAGAAGCGGCTTATGGTATGGATAGTATCATTTGCCGGGCTGTTCTCTCCACTTTCAAGCAATATTTACTTCCCTGCGCTGGGTGCCATATCTTCA CACGTACAAACCGAAATCGCCATGATATCGCTCACTGTGACTGTGTACATGGCAGTTCAGGGGGTGGCGCCTTCTTTTTGGGGACCTTTGAGCGACACGCGTGGACGCAGAATCACCTTTATCTGCACTTTTGGCGTGTACCTCATCGCAAACCTCGGGTTGGCATTCAGCAACGACTTTGCCTCATTGATGGCTTTTCGAGCAATCCAAGCTGCTGGCAGTGCCGCGACCATCTCCGTTG GTGCTGGAGTGATTGGCGATATCACAACAGCAAAGGAACGCGGCGGATATATGGGTAGTTTTGGAGGAA TTCGAATGCTCGGCCAGTCAATTGGGCCAGTGATTGGCGGCATTATCACCGAGTTCTTTGGATTTCACGCCATCTTTTGGTTTCTTGTCGTCCTTGGTTTCATAAGTCTCGTGATTATTGTGCTCTTCCTCCCGGAAACCCTTCGTCACATTGCTGGAAATGGCACTATCCCACTGCGCGGCATCCATCGTCCAGTTGTCACTCGCCATATCAGCAAACACTGGAAGCGTCCAGATGCAGTATCCAGTGAGGAGGGCAACATCACGAATTTGACGCCCAAGTTTACTCTGGGCTCGATATTATCGCCACTGCGGTTCCTTTTTGAAAAGGACGTGTTTGTCACGCTATTGTTTGGGGCTTTTGTGTACACGATTTGGAGTGTGGTGACTTCGTCGACAACCGCCCTGTTTCAGCCTCGGTATCGACTCTCCAATTTGAAAGTGGGCCTCATATTCTTACCGAACGGCGCGGCTTGTGTCAGCGGATCATACTTTGCTGGCAAGATTCTTGATCGCGATTATCGGCACGTCGAGTCAGCGTACCGTGCTTCCAACGGGATCCCGCTCGAGACTCCTCTCAACAGAAAGCATTTGTCGGACCTTCCACTTTCCCGTGCTCGACTTCGGTCCTTCTGGTATCTCATCGTCTTGTTCGTGTTTGCCGTTGCGGGGTATGGCTACTCGCTTTCTTCCCCGTTGCTAGCCTCGAGACCGGGTATAGCCCTACCATTGGTTTTGCAGTTCGTCATTGCAATCACAGCAACGGCCATCTTTACCCAAAACAGTGCACTGATGGTGGACTTGTATCCCGGGGCCAGCGCCAGCGCCACCGCTGTCAACAATCTCGTTCGGTGCTCGTTGGGCGCTGTGGGAGTGGCAGGGGTGCAGTTTATCATTGACAAGATTGGGGTCGAGGCCGCGTTTCTGATCTTTGCTATCGTAACAATTGCTCTCACGCCTTTGATGTGTCTACAGTGGAATCATGGCGAGGTCTGGAGAGCTGAGAGGATAGCGAGGCTTGCCCGGCGGGAGCAGAAACAAGTAACCGGGGCGCAGGTGTGA
- a CDS encoding hypothetical protein (EggNog:ENOG503P2RC; COG:S): MSTFASKRKARVIQTFDDDVNDLSPSKSNGTDEQKASEPTAPARIKFRSKPAKSSALRKSVHVADEDSGTARALSTATTTGDDEDADSGAPVVVRPALGRAGSTKQKKRPTAASRLSFGGAEEAGAEEPSAGENPFTPKKTLGQRALENNALRRSASLQNLAGTLPMRFGGGDEDRPKYSKEYLEELQSSTPATPANVQIVDDVDAMDLDPSELDGALVVQATSSTDLVSQGPAVAAHVLSAAEIRERKDRRARLAREGVAADFVSLDSGSDSEFPQQSFSRVAIPSQKKNKSDTRLIREDEDLGEGYDDYVQDDPLALGKKAERDAARRHRAEIAELINAAESDAESDDSEAERRAAYEAAQRRAGMDGLHKPEEDEENIAGDAVPRMKSLPKLNEVLKRMNEIVQGLEHEFKQKQVVVQSLEKEREEIEKREKEVQEILNQAGAKYQAVAGAANGGGGGVSPVVPGDVAKLVQESISGSAVGQSPLRLLPPGLAGDMPMERGLESFGTPTRKPQDDEMMD, translated from the exons ATGAGCACCTTCGCCTCCAAGCGCAAAGCGCGCGTTATCCAGACCTTTGACGACGATGTAAATGACTTGAGCCCATCAAAATCCAACGGGACGGACGAGCAGAAAGCATCTG AACCAACTGCCCCCGCGCGCATCAAATTCCGATCGAAACCAGCCAAATCGTCGGCCCTGCGAAAAAGCGTCCATGTCGCCGACGAGGACAGCGGTACCGCTCGCGCGCTGTCAACGGCGACAACCACtggagatgacgaggacgccGACTCTGGTGCGCCAGTGGTGGTTCGGCCGGCCCTGGGTCGGGCTGGgtcaacaaaacaaaagaaacgACCAACGGCAGCGTCACGGCTCTCTTTTGGGGGCGCCGAAgaggccggggccgaggaACCATCAGCAGGCGAGAATCCATTCACGCCCAAAAAGACACTGGGTCAGCGCGCGCTGGAAAACAATGCCCTCCGAAGATCCGCCTCACTCCAAAATCTTGCGGGTACTCTGCCCATGAggtttggcggcggcgacgaaGACCGGCCAAAATACAGCAAGGAGTATCTTGAAGAGCTGCAATCCTCCACGCCGGCAACACCTGCAAACGTCCAGATTGTCGACGATGTCGATGCCATGGACCTTGACCCATCTGAGCTTGACGGTGCCCTCGTCGTTCAAGCCACTTCATCCACCGACCTGGTCTCGCAAGGCCCAGCAGTAGCGGCACACGTGCTGAGCGCAGCCGAAATCCGCGAGCGCAAAGACCGACGAGCCCGGTTAGCCCGTGAAGGCGTCGCGGCCGATTTCGTCTCCCTCGACTCCGGCTCCGACTCGGAATTTCCCCAGCAATCCTTCTCCCGGGTGgccatcccctcccaaaagaaaaataagTCTGACACGCGATTAATAAGAGAAGACGAAGATCTCGGCGAAGGCTACGATGACTATGTTCAGGACGACCCTTTGGCTTTGGGCAAAAAGGCAGAGCGAGATGCTGCAAGACGGCACCGAGCAGAAATTGCAGAGCTGATCAACGCGGCCGAATCAGACGCCGAGTCGGACGACAGCGAGGCAGAGAGGCGAGCTGCCTACGAAGCCGCGCAGCGGAGAGCAGGAATGGACGGCTTGCACAAAccagaggaggatgaggaaaaCATAGCTGGCGATGCGGTGCCGAGGATGAAATCGCTGCCCAAGCTGAACGAGGTTCTCAAGAGGATGAACGAGATTGTCCAGGGCTTGGAGCATGAGTTCAAGCAGAAGCAGGTCGTCGTTCAGAGTTTggaaaaggaaagggaggagattgagaagcGTGAGAAGGAGGTGCAAGAAATCCTGAACCAGGCGGGGGCAAAATACcaggctgttgctggggctGCAaacggcggcggtggtggtgtatcCCCTGTTGTGCCAGGCGATGTCGCCAAATTGGTGCAGGAGAGCATCAGCGGCAGCGCAGTGGGACAGTCCCCATTACGTCTTCTCCCTCCAGGCCTGGCAGGAGACATGCCCATGGAACGAGGTCTCGAGAGCTTCGGGACACCCACCCGGAAACCacaggatgatgagatgatggACTAG
- a CDS encoding hypothetical protein (COG:S; EggNog:ENOG503NZM8; CAZy:GT2_Glyco_tranf_2), translating to MSTPRRPTARTRDTLVINPPVPPPPELVQDEPYVPSRLRSNKVLRGLFNAFILALCGYGVHQFATLYSEYDYWLYWFIVLATWRYVRFILNCIGWVLYKPAPVPKNPTYTPNRHVTVILPTIDPTGVDFQECISTCAQNEPAQIIVITAGDELLVKTEKAVEKYIKLYPKTNFIVDRALIASKRAQVAVAVPLVSTAITVMLDDHVFWKKDFLKALLAPFEDPEIGLVGTNKRVRRLPNLSVWRRFWNMLGATYLYRHNFEVRSANYWDGGAFVISARTCALRTRIVQDPEYLAGYVDERFFFGLCGPLNPDDDNYNTRFAVRKGWRIKFQYTDDAEIETTVGVADPVHKKFLGQCTRWARTTWRSNPCSLFTDGSVWAFQPYCVYAVYLTSFTNFALFTDAALVALYNWSKQATSQGIWALVIWILFVKFVKVFEYYKRHPNDWWTFPFYVAFAYYHSLIKLWALWTFWDHAWTGRNLGAIKTQANPAGTEAGATAGPAAVAARLQRSMSVSSMTSSLAQEKEGLRSGTAWISNLGSTARLHKSQTIFGGSQVGLLDNLKIVGSHMEKSRDAQVRILGQQDIVFNEVQRLIAEADSIEKQYETMNDNETRNQEALIRLRGQMLRLEQRHGELIRIAGLTATSPALTPAAAKTFKVASRHHTGGGRASPPTENPESIERPFFLNGVRGVRFSRSTVGGTSDDGFGPGRTGADGSGSNESTPRPIVPDNFKDSFPPDTKKSTGDTDSLIANLNIPTIGTQHFVPPSAKKGGQPAAAKGFFPPTQAEKPIEEFSPVPQPRNSTSGFTPKSDLESTTPGEDPAATDSKKSSGSDSTRSPAQTPTRPPGGRRVSKEKNKSVSTPPKQEEAAPPNKPRTPESNPLLKEELEQQNHEDSMRRFYKMLGES from the coding sequence ATGTCCACTCCTCGACGACCAACTGCGAGGACACGGGACACACTTGTGATCAACCCTCCTGTGCCTCCCCCCCCTGAGCTTGTCCAGGATGAGCCGTACGTCCCATCAAGGCTTAGATCAAACAAGGTACTGAGGGGGCTTTTCAACGCCTTCATCTTGGCCCTCTGTGGCTATGGTGTTCACCAGTTTGCGACCTTGTACTCGGAATACGACTACTGGCTATACTGGTTCATTGTACTGGCAACCTGGCGCTACGTCCGTTTCATTCTCAACTGCATTGGTTGGGTTCTGTATAAGCCAGCCCCCGTTCCCAAGAACCCCACGTACACCCCCAACCGACATGTCACGGTCATCCTGCCCACCATCGACCCTACAGGCGTTGACTTTCAGGAATGCATCAGCACCTGCGCCCAAAACGAGCCTGCTCAGATCATTGTCATCACGGCCGGTGACGAGCTGCTTGTCAAGACAGAGAAGGCAGTCGAGAAGTACATCAAGCTTTATCCCAAGACCAATTTCATCGTGGACCGTGCCCTGATTGCCAGCAAGAGAGCTCAAGTTGCTGTGGCGGTGCCGCTGGTCTCAACCGCCATCACCGTCATGCTCGACGACCACGTCTTCTGGAAGAAGGATTTCCTCAAGGCGCTCCTAGCGCCGTTTGAGGATCCAGAGATTGGCTTGGTGGGAACAAACAAGAGAGTCCGCCGGTTGCCGAACCTGTCGGTTTGGCGGCGTTTCTGGAACATGCTGGGGGCGACCTATCTTTACCGCCACAACTTCGAGGTCAGATCGGCCAACTACTGGGACGGGGGCGCCTTTGTCATTTCTGCGCGTACCTGTGCTCTGCGCACCCGTATCGTCCAGGACCCCGAGTACCTGGCCGGCTACGTCGACGAGCGATTCTTCTTTGGGCTCTGTGGGCCTCTCAACCCGGACGATGACAACTACAACACCAGATTTGCCGTGCGCAAGGGCTGGCGCATCAAGTTCCAATACACCGACGACGCCGAAATTGAGACAACTGTTGGCGTGGCCGATCCCGTCCACAAGAAGTTCCTGGGGCAGTGCACGCGCTGGGCCCGCACCACCTGGAGGTCAAACCCTTGCTCTCTCTTCACTGATGGCAGCGTTTGGGCATTTCAGCCCTACTGCGTCTATGCCGTCTacctcacctccttcacAAACTTTGCTTTGTTTACCGATGCCGCCCTCGTTGCCCTCTACAACTGGAGCAAGCAAGCCACCAGTCAAGGCATATGGGCCTTGGTTATTTGGATACTTTTTGTCAAGTTTGTCAAGGTCTTTGAGTACTACAAGCGTCACCCCAATGACTGGTGGACTTTCCCATTCTATGTCGCTTTTGCCTATTACCACAGCCTCATCAAGCTCTGGGCGCTGTGGACGTTTTGGGACCACGCCTGGACTGGGCGCAACCTCGGAGCCATCAAAACCCAGGCCAACCCAGCCGGGACAGAAGCGGGAGCCACAGCTGGACCGGCGGCAGTGGCCGCGCGACTGCAGCGTAGCATGTCCGTCAGTAGTATGACTAGCAGTCTTGCGCAAGAGAAGGAAGGTCTGCGCAGCGGCACCGCTTGGATATCAAACCTGGGAAGTACGGCCCGGCTTCACAAGAGCCAAACGATCTTTGGTGGGAGCCAGGTCGGTCTGCTTGACAATCTCAAGATTGTAGGCAGTCACATGGAGAAGTCCCGTGATGCCCAAGTTAGGATTCTTGGTCAACAAGATATTGTCTTCAATGAGGTGCAAAGACTGATTGCGGAGGCCGACTCCATCGAGAAGCAATATGAAACGATGAACGACAACGAGACGAGAAATCAGGAAGCCTTGATCCGTCTTCGCGGCCAGATGCTCCGATTGGAGCAGAGGCACGGAGAGCTCATCCGTATCGCCGGCCTGACCGCCACGTCGCCCGCACTCACTCCAGCAGCTGCCAAAACCTTCAAGGTGGCAAGTCGGCACCACACAGGGGGTGGCAGAGCCTCACCACCTACAGAAAATCCTGAAAGCATCGAGAGACCATTCTTTTTAAATGGGGTGAGGGGAGTGCGCTTCAGTAGGTCTACTGTCGGCGGGACCAGTGACGACGGCTTTGGTCCTGGCAGGACAGGTGCTGACGGCTCCGGGAGTAACGAGTCCACTCCACGTCCGATCGTTCCCGACAATTTCAAGGACAGCTTCCCACCGGATACTAAGAAGAGTACTGGGGACACCGACTCACTTATCGCGAATTTGAACATTCCCACTATTGGTACACAACACTTTGTGCCTCCCTCTGCGAAAAAGGGAGGAcagcccgccgccgccaagggCTTTTTCCCCCCAACTCAGGCCGAAAAGCCGATCGAAGAATTCTCCCCCGTCCCGCAGCCAAGAAACTCAACTTCAGGTTTCACCCCGAAGTCAGACCTCGAAAGCACCACCCCCGGAGAAGATCCCGCCGCCACGGATAGCAAGAAGAGCTCGGGTTCGGACTCGACCCGCTCGCCGGCACAGACGCCGACCCGCCCGCCAGGCGGTAGAAGAGTTTCCAAAGAGAAGAACAAAAGTGTCAGtacccctccaaaacaagaagaagccgctCCCCCTAACAAGCCCAGAACACCTGAGAGCAACCCGTTGTTGAAAGAGGAGCTCGAGCAGCAGAACCATGAGGATTCTATGAGAAGGTTTTATAAGATGCTTGGCGAGAGCTAG